The DNA region CTACTTCAGGGAGAATCAACGACAAGTCAAAACAAAGCATATAAAAATTCTGTATTAACCGACGGATTTCTCTTTCCTTCCAAACAAAAACTGTATCACGGACCTTACCTTACCTTTTTTTATTGTAGTTATTATTCGGTTTATTATTCTCCACGCGTTTCTCTGCTTCTCTTGGATTTTCGATTGCAACCTTTGCAATTAATTGAACCGTCACTTTCTTCGCTCTGGATGTAGTCAGTTTGGTGATTGCGTTTTTATGGAGGCTATAAAGAAGCAAGCAATCAAGCTCAGAGAGCAAGTGGCCAAACAGCAACAAGTCAGTTTTGCTGTCtttattaaatcatttaatttttgacGATACGTGCTTTGGTGTCTGTTGAATTGTACTGGTTTGagtttttgattaatttgattgtgtttaattttgattttgtaggCGGTGTTGAAGCATTTGGGACATCTTAGCAATGAAGGTGTTGTGGTTGATGAAGCTGAACTTGAATGTCATAAACAGCTTCAAAATTTGTACAGTTCTACCAGGGCAgctaaagtaattttaattaactgATACTTTGAAGAGGCTTTAATTTGAGCGCTGTtgttgataaagaaaaaaaaatatgttatgttGTACAGCATTTTCAGAGGAATATTGTTCGTGGTGTTGAAGGTTTTATTGCTGTAAGCTTGAAGCAAATGGAGATAGGTCGGAGATGAACTGGCTTTTTTATCGTTTgcccttttgtttttcttgataAGCTTTATTTGCTGATACAGTacatgaaatttgattttgatttttatatattatagtgAGGAGGTTGGCTGAAGATTGTTGCAAATATGGAGCTGAGAATCAAAACAATGATTCCCGGCTTGCAAGAGCTGCTCTTCACTTTGGTTCTTGTCATGATTTGATGGAAAGTGAGAGGGAAGCTTTACTTGGAATTCTTGGTGATCAGGTAAAGTCTGAAAGTGCAATCATCTGaagtattttcttttattgtatGTTTGTATGTGCAtctatcaatttattattattcttatgaAGATTTTCAAAAGAATTAATGTTGTCTTCctatgatttttcttctctttataaAGCCCCCTTTTGTTGCTGAAAGCAGTGAAATTAGACTGGATTCGTTATTAAAAAGTAAGTTCACTATAAGCAAATGAAGCTTTAGGGACATGGCTATTCTGATTTTTACCAAGATTAAGGTGCTACATGCATCATATGGATGTTTGTGTTTGTGGTGTAATCATTCACACCCACATGTGCTTTTGCTTGCAGGCATATTTTAGAATATTGTGCTTAAAAGATTCTGAAACTTcagatataatttgatttaattcctCAGATAAGTCTTCAGATCCTTGCATACTGATGGGTAGTattttactcaaaattaaaggtaaagtACTAAAAGTCTGGGAAGAAACAATGAACAGATTATGTAGAACCCatgtgtatttttctttttctgattgGTCAGGGAAGTTGATGTGATGTACCTATCTACTAGCCTGTGTTTTGCTGAGATAATATGATGGAAAACTTTGGCATTATGATCTTTCCTTTAGAGATATTAAGGTTTCAGTATatctttttgtgtttataattatgTTACAGGTTTTCGGTGTGTAGGTATCTGAGCCTCTTAAGGCATTAATAAATGGAGCACCTTTGGAGGATGCTCGACACTTGACTCATCATTATGAGAGACTCCGGCATGAGGTTGAATCCCAGGTAATCTTTGAGTTCGTATCTGGGTTTATAAGAAGCTGTAAGAATTATATTCCATTTATAGTGTTTATTCTCATTAGGCAGCAGAAGCAATGAGGCGTCGATCGAAGATCAGGGAATCTGATATATCTGCAGAGAGTGCTATGAAGCTTCGAAATGCACAAGCGAGATTGACAGAACTTAAATCTTCTGTGAAGGCCCTTGGTAGAGAAGCAACTGATGCCATGTTGTCAGTTGAAAATCAGCAGCAACAGATAACATTTCATCGACTTTTTGCTATGGTACTCACCTTAATCACTTTTGGTGTGGACAAATTGCTTGTGCATGCGCTGATTTTCTGCTTATTATAGCTTGATGTTATTGCTAACTTCAAATATGAATG from Mangifera indica cultivar Alphonso chromosome 8, CATAS_Mindica_2.1, whole genome shotgun sequence includes:
- the LOC123224095 gene encoding SH3 domain-containing protein 1-like isoform X1, giving the protein MEAIKKQAIKLREQVAKQQQAVLKHLGHLSNEGVVVDEAELECHKQLQNLYSSTRAAKHFQRNIVRGVEGFIAVSLKQMEIVRRLAEDCCKYGAENQNNDSRLARAALHFGSCHDLMESEREALLGILGDQVSEPLKALINGAPLEDARHLTHHYERLRHEVESQAAEAMRRRSKIRESDISAESAMKLRNAQARLTELKSSVKALGREATDAMLSVENQQQQITFHRLFAMVDAERNYHQHAIASLEKLYAEMIVEEQSDESSSQSVTMQKDVNSQLANQSIDSDGSDRNLHVNHNNDNFIAKVVHPFDAQADGELSLSVDDYVVVRQVAATGWSEGECKGKAGWFPSAYVERQEQAPVGMVSEAESSP
- the LOC123224095 gene encoding SH3 domain-containing protein 1-like isoform X2; this encodes MEAIKKQAIKLREQVAKQQQAVLKHLGHLSNEGVVVDEAELECHKQLQNLYSSTRAAKHFQRNIVRGVEGFIAVSLKQMEIVRRLAEDCCKYGAENQNNDSRLARAALHFGSCHDLMESEREALLGILGDQVSEPLKALINGAPLEDARHLTHHYERLRHEVESQAAEAMRRRSKIRESDISAESAMKLRNAQARLTELKSSVKALGREATDAMLSVENQQQQITFHRLFAMVDAERNYHQHAIASLEKLYAEVVHPFDAQADGELSLSVDDYVVVRQVAATGWSEGECKGKAGWFPSAYVERQEQAPVGMVSEAESSP